From the Oryza glaberrima chromosome 5, OglaRS2, whole genome shotgun sequence genome, one window contains:
- the LOC127774877 gene encoding protein SPEAR1-like encodes MNMEWPGRGRSFGSSRKGKRSAGNSGSDKPKQPQRGLGVAQLEKIRIQSEMAAGYLQNPPLGQPPPIHGIGSLNLQEDARSSNSLSSSPSSSFPANINSYPIHPNLAMAYGGSRSGDIRYGEFQSTSPIIRSPPNHEAIYGAAAHYSHPSSDHTLPLFEPEESIYLRRHYGLNQPVDHSMNSDDPEEVDLELKL; translated from the exons ATGAACATGGAATGGCCAGGAAGAGGAAGATCATTTGGGTCCAGCAGGAAGGGCAAGAGATCAGCCGGAAACAGCGGCTCCGACAAGCCGAAGCAGCCGCAGCGAGGGCTCGGCGTTGCGCAGCTCGAGAAGATCAGGATTCAGAGTGAAATGGCAGCCGGCTACCTGCAGAATCCTCCTCTTGGCCAGCCACCTCCGATCCATGGAATTGGCAGCCTCAACCTG CAGGAAGATGCACGGTCATCTAACTCGCTGTCATCGTCTCCATCGTCCTCCTTCCCTGCCAACATCAACTCCTATCCCATCCACCCCAATTTAGCG ATGGCCTATGGAGGGAGCAGATCAGGAGATATCAGATACGGCGAATTCCAATCAACGAGTCCCATCATCAG GTCACCGCCTAACCATGAAGCTATATATGGAGCTGCAGCTCATTACTCTCATCCCAGCAGCGACCACACATTGCCTCTCTTCGAACCTGAG GAATCCATTTACTTAAGGAGACACTACGGCCTAAACCAACCGGTAGATCACTCTATGAACTCAGATGATCCTGAAGAAGTAGACCTTGAGCTCAAGCTATGA
- the LOC127773134 gene encoding uncharacterized protein LOC127773134 gives MSRAQPGGAAAAGGGAARLKPSPRALFSCGIFSTCTHPALSPTATPNNNVVAGMGGAKGGSGTPCGGDAAAASPVVEAAAPAVEMSSHHQHPQQQQQQQGAAVQRSVGPSSSSSSSSSSASQSFTQWRLPVHHPPQASGSAGGGGGGGGGGGGAVMMSAEEKFAAGEVVAALRTVEREMEAAARAVPVAVVAGVVAAVREPATARLAAKVLLVVLLEEGNREAAVEAGAASAAVEAVAASGPAGATAERALAALELLCTAAGGAAAVRREPLAAPVLARAVEGMAGRGRECAIGVLAAIYGRNGDEAASSPPSPPPPEVVKAVVAAMQGECSARGRRKGAQLLRALQEGGRLGLAWDGVGEP, from the coding sequence ATGAGCCGCGCGCAGCCTGGCGGGGCGGccgccgcaggcggcggcgcggcgaggctcAAGCCGTCCCCAAGGGCGCTCTTCTCGTGCGGGATCTTCAGCACCTGCACGCACCCGGCGCTCAGCCCGACGGCCACGCCCAACAACAATGTCGTGGCGGGGATGGGCGGGGCCAAGGGCGGATCGGGCACGCCGTGCGGCGGGGatgcggccgcggcgtcgccggtcgtggaggcggcggcgccggcggtggagatGAGTAGTCATCATCAGcatccgcagcagcagcagcagcagcagggtgCGGCGGTGCAGAGGAGCGTcgggccgtcgtcgtcctcgtcgtcgtcctcgtcttcgGCGTCGCAGAGCTTCACGCAGTGGAGGCTGCCGGTGCATCACCCGCCGCAAGCGTCGGggtcggcgggaggaggaggaggtggtggaggtgggggtgggggtgcgGTGATGATGAGCGCGGAGGAGAAGTTcgcggcgggggaggtggtggcggcgctgcggacggtggagagggagatggaggcggcggcgagggcggtgccggtcgccgtcgtggccggggtcgtggcggcggtgcgggagccggcgacggcgaggctcgCGGCGAAGGTGCTGTTGGTCGTGCTGCTGGAAGAAGGGAACAGGGAGGCGGCCGTCGAGgccggcgcggcgtcggcggccgtggaggcggtggcggcgtccggGCCGGCGGGGGCCACGGCGGAGCGCGCGCTGGCGGCGCTGGAGCTCCtctgcaccgccgccggcggcgccgcggccgtgcGGAGGGAGCCCCTGGCCGCGCCCGTGCTGGCGCGCGCCGTGGAGGGCATGGCCGGCCGCGGACGCGAGTGCGCCATCGGCGTCCTGGCGGCCATCTACGGCAGGAACGGCGACGaggccgcctcgtcgccgccgtcgccgccgccgccggaggtggtgaaggcggtggtggcggcgatgcaGGGGGAGTGCagcgcgcgggggcggcgcaAGGGCGCGCAGCTGCTGCGCGCGCTGCAGGAGGGcggccgcctcggcctcgcgtgggacggcgtcggcgagcccTGA
- the LOC127773999 gene encoding auxin-responsive protein IAA19 — MPPPPPPLEARDYIGLGATPASSSSSCCASTPVAEVVGAHLALRLGLPGSESPARAEAEAVVVDAALTLGPAPPPRGGAKRGFVDSLDRSEGRRAAATAGDDERGVREEEEEEKGLGEAAAGAPRAAKAQVVGWPPVRSYRKNTLAASATKTKGEDQGKSEVGCCYVKVSMDGAPYLRKVDLKTYSSYEDLSLALEKMFSCFITGRSSSHKTSKRDRLTDGSRADALKDQEYVLTYEDKDADWMLVGDLPWDLFTTSCRKLRIMRGSDAAGMAPRSLEQTGQNK; from the exons atgccgccgccgccgccgccgctcgaagCGCGAGACTACATCGGGCTCGGGGCGACCccggcctcgtcctcctcctcctgctgcgcgtcGACCCCCGTCGCCGAGGTCGTCGGGGCGCACCTCGcgctccgcctcggcctccCGGGGTCGGAGTCGCCCGCCCGCGCTGAGGCGGAGgctgtcgtcgtcgacgccgcgctCACGCTCggccctgctcctcctcccagGGGCGGCGCCAAGCGCGGGTTCGTCGACTCCCTCGACCGATCCGAGGGCCGTCgtgctgctgccaccgccggtGATGATGAGAGGGgcgtgagggaggaggaggaggaggagaaggggttGGGGGAAGCTGCTGCTGGAGCTCCGCGAGCTGCCAA GGCACAAGTTGTTGGATGGCCACCTGTGCGAAGCTACCGGAAGAATACATTGGCCGCCAGTGCCACAAAGACAAAGGGGGAAGACCAAGGCAAAAGTGAGGTAGGATGTTGCTATGTTAAGGTCAGCATGGATGGAGCCCCATACCTTAGGAAGGTTGACCTCAAGACCTATTCAAGCTATGAAGATCTTTCACTTGCTCTTGAGAAGATGTTCAGCTGCTTTATCACTG GTAGGAGCAGTTCACATAAAACATCAAAAAGAGACAGGCTGACTGATGGTTCTAGGGCTGATGCCCTTAAGGACCAAGAGTATGTTCTTACCTATGAAGACAAGGATGCTGACTGGATGCTTGTTGGTGATCTTCCTTGGGA CTTGTTTACTACTAGTTGTCGGAAACTGCGGATCATGAGAGGTTCAGATGCTGCTGGAATGG CTCCGAGATCACTGGAACAGACAGGTCAGAACAAATAG
- the LOC127774454 gene encoding probable beta-1,4-xylosyltransferase GT43E isoform X1, translated as MVSSRRNTGGIQRDGSLRDWSEFVDPSPSPKLLYSQSYVAMRGLLSSLVSMDFALLSSRLKSAWAAILSQRHTRSPERSKSRGLSCKRLAFHLFVCFMVGIFIGFMPFFSVDVSQKIVSENGRLPFDEGAVDRGMVDGKVKELETIVVEKEVDIIDESEVEESPPVPAMLDDEADFVESAPAIPDINDLDITVRKLLIIVTITTVRPQQAYYLNRLAHVLKTVQSPLLWLVVEWPDQSFQTAEILRSSGVMYRHLICRKNTTSVRKIAVCQRNTAIYHIKKHRLDGIMHFADEERSYMSDVFEEMRKIRRFGAWPVAIHTGIKYRVVLEGPICKGNRVTGWNTIQNIQKKSAVRRFPVGFSGFAFNSTMLWDPERWNRPPMDSVIVHSGGRGGLQESRFIEKLVKHERQIEGLPEDCNRVMVWNFNLEPPLLNVPPGWSLHKNLDAVIPVT; from the exons ATGGTGTCCAGTCGAAGGAACACCGGGGGAATCCAGCGGGATGGGTCGCTCCGGGACTGGTCTGAATTTGTTGACCCCTCACCATCTCCTAAATTGTTGTATTCGCAATCGTATGTTGCAATGAGAGGACTGCTGTCCTCTTTGGTCTCAATGGATTTTGCCTTACTGTCAAGCAGGCTGAAATCTGCATGGGCGGCTATACTGTCCCAGAGGCATACTCGGTCTCCCGAGAGGTCGAAATCGAGGGGGCTGAGCTGCAAGAGACTTGCATTTCATCTGTTTGTGTGCTTCATGGTCGGCATCTTCATTGGGTTCATGCCGTTCTTCTCGGTCGATGTCTCTCAGAAGATAGTGTCTGAAAACGGGAGGCTTCCGTTTGATGAGGGTGCAGTTGATAGGGGAATGGTGGATGGTAAAGTTAAGGAGCTGGAGACAAttgtggtggagaaagaggtTGACATAATTGATGAGAGCGAGGTTGAAGAGAGTCCTCCAGTCCCTGCAATGCTGGATGACGAGGCTGATTTTGTTGAATCAGCCCCTGCAATACCTGATATCAATGATTTGGACATCACTGTGAGAAAGCTTCTGATAATTGTTACGATCACTACTGTTCGGCCACAACAAGCGTATTACCTGAACCGTTTGGCTCATGTCTTGAAAACTGTACAGTCTCCTCTTCTGTGGTTAGTGGTAGAATGGCCTGATCAGTCCTTTCAAACAGCAGAAATCCTTAGGTCTTCTGGGGTTATGTACAGGCATCTCATATGCAGGAAGAATACTACCAGTGTACGGAAAATTGCTGTATGTCAGAGGAATACTGCAATCTATCATATTAAAAAGCATCGTCTTGATGGTATAATGCATTTTGCTGATGAAGAGCGGTCATACATGAGTGATGTATTTGAAGAAATGCGGAAAATCAG GCGGTTTGGTGCATGGCCTGTAGCAATTCATACTGGGATCAAGTACAGGGTGGTTTTAGAAGGTCCTATATGTAAAGGTAATCGAGTCACTGGATGGAATACAATCCAGAACATCCAGAAGAAGAGTGCAGTTCGTCGATTTCCAGTTGGTTTCTCTGGGTTTGCTTTCAACAGCACAATGCTATGGGATCCTGAGAGGTGGAACCGCCCACCTATGGATTCTGTTATTGTCCACTCAGGTGGAAGAGGTGGTTTGCAG GAGTCAAGATTTATTGAGAAGCTTGTTAAACATGAGCGCCAGATAGAGGGTCTCCCAGAAGATTGCAACAGGGTTATGGTTTGGAATTTTAACTTGGAACCTCCTCTACTCAATGTCCCCCCTGGCTGGTCATTGCATAAGAACCTTGATGCCGTTATTCCTGTAACATAA
- the LOC127774454 gene encoding probable beta-1,4-xylosyltransferase GT43E isoform X2, with the protein MVSSRRNTGGIQRDGSLRDWLKSAWAAILSQRHTRSPERSKSRGLSCKRLAFHLFVCFMVGIFIGFMPFFSVDVSQKIVSENGRLPFDEGAVDRGMVDGKVKELETIVVEKEVDIIDESEVEESPPVPAMLDDEADFVESAPAIPDINDLDITVRKLLIIVTITTVRPQQAYYLNRLAHVLKTVQSPLLWLVVEWPDQSFQTAEILRSSGVMYRHLICRKNTTSVRKIAVCQRNTAIYHIKKHRLDGIMHFADEERSYMSDVFEEMRKIRRFGAWPVAIHTGIKYRVVLEGPICKGNRVTGWNTIQNIQKKSAVRRFPVGFSGFAFNSTMLWDPERWNRPPMDSVIVHSGGRGGLQESRFIEKLVKHERQIEGLPEDCNRVMVWNFNLEPPLLNVPPGWSLHKNLDAVIPVT; encoded by the exons ATGGTGTCCAGTCGAAGGAACACCGGGGGAATCCAGCGGGATGGGTCGCTCCGGGACTG GCTGAAATCTGCATGGGCGGCTATACTGTCCCAGAGGCATACTCGGTCTCCCGAGAGGTCGAAATCGAGGGGGCTGAGCTGCAAGAGACTTGCATTTCATCTGTTTGTGTGCTTCATGGTCGGCATCTTCATTGGGTTCATGCCGTTCTTCTCGGTCGATGTCTCTCAGAAGATAGTGTCTGAAAACGGGAGGCTTCCGTTTGATGAGGGTGCAGTTGATAGGGGAATGGTGGATGGTAAAGTTAAGGAGCTGGAGACAAttgtggtggagaaagaggtTGACATAATTGATGAGAGCGAGGTTGAAGAGAGTCCTCCAGTCCCTGCAATGCTGGATGACGAGGCTGATTTTGTTGAATCAGCCCCTGCAATACCTGATATCAATGATTTGGACATCACTGTGAGAAAGCTTCTGATAATTGTTACGATCACTACTGTTCGGCCACAACAAGCGTATTACCTGAACCGTTTGGCTCATGTCTTGAAAACTGTACAGTCTCCTCTTCTGTGGTTAGTGGTAGAATGGCCTGATCAGTCCTTTCAAACAGCAGAAATCCTTAGGTCTTCTGGGGTTATGTACAGGCATCTCATATGCAGGAAGAATACTACCAGTGTACGGAAAATTGCTGTATGTCAGAGGAATACTGCAATCTATCATATTAAAAAGCATCGTCTTGATGGTATAATGCATTTTGCTGATGAAGAGCGGTCATACATGAGTGATGTATTTGAAGAAATGCGGAAAATCAG GCGGTTTGGTGCATGGCCTGTAGCAATTCATACTGGGATCAAGTACAGGGTGGTTTTAGAAGGTCCTATATGTAAAGGTAATCGAGTCACTGGATGGAATACAATCCAGAACATCCAGAAGAAGAGTGCAGTTCGTCGATTTCCAGTTGGTTTCTCTGGGTTTGCTTTCAACAGCACAATGCTATGGGATCCTGAGAGGTGGAACCGCCCACCTATGGATTCTGTTATTGTCCACTCAGGTGGAAGAGGTGGTTTGCAG GAGTCAAGATTTATTGAGAAGCTTGTTAAACATGAGCGCCAGATAGAGGGTCTCCCAGAAGATTGCAACAGGGTTATGGTTTGGAATTTTAACTTGGAACCTCCTCTACTCAATGTCCCCCCTGGCTGGTCATTGCATAAGAACCTTGATGCCGTTATTCCTGTAACATAA